A genomic region of Pyrus communis chromosome 14, drPyrComm1.1, whole genome shotgun sequence contains the following coding sequences:
- the LOC137716330 gene encoding early nodulin-like protein 2, producing the protein MEFGRFVWIQILFFSLCLCLCSTTQGYKFYVGGRDGWVLNPSENYNHWAERNRFNVNDNLYFKYQKGSDSVLVVNKDDYFNCNTQNPIQKLDGGDSDFTFDRSGAFYFISGQNGNCAKGQKLLVTVLAPRHPKRPVLPPPPTSPTPTAPGPSPTTPTAPAYPPATSPQQPYQPPAASPPQGPGLPPAAGPVSPSPPPVITNPPPSASPGPWSSQPSPSPSTSPVPAAGPVSPSPSPAITNPPPAASPGPWSSQPSPSPSTNPVSAPSMTTSPVPAPSSGYTPSTSPPSPPPEGLAPTPSGVPEGPTPTPSNEPAGPTPPGTVTSPPPGSEESTAPKPSNNGALRGVTAPSSVLVSLAVLLVSVALS; encoded by the exons ATGGAGTTTGGGAGATTTGTTTGGATTCAGATCTTGTTCTTTTCgctgtgtttgtgtttgtgttcaACTACACAAGGATACAAATTCTATGTTGGTGGGAGAGATGGGTGGGTGTTGAACCCTTCTGAGAACTACAACCACTGGGCTGAGAGGAACAGGTTCAATGTCAATGACAATCTAT ATTTCAAGTACCAGAAAGGGTCAGACTCAGTGCTCGTCGTGAACAAAGACGACTACTTCAACTGCAACACCCAAAACCCTATTCAGAAACTCGACGGTGGCGACTCAGACTTCACCTTTGACAGGTCTGGAGCTTTCTATTTCATCAGTGGTCAAAATGGTAATTGTGCAAAGGGTCAGAAGCTTCTTGTTACTGTCCTCGCCCCGAGGCACCCCAAGCGACCAgtcctccctcctcctcctacTAGCCCCACCCCTACAGCTCCTGGCCCTAGCCCTACCACCCCTACAGCTCCTGCCTATCCTCCCGCTACGTCTCCTCAGCAGCCCTACCAGCCTCCTGCGGCATCCCCACCACAAGGGCCAGGGCTACCACCAGCTGCAGGCCCAGTCTCTCCATCACCCCCACCTGTGATTACAAACCCTCCTCCATCTGCATCACCAGGCCCATGGTCATCACAACCGTCACCGTCGCCATCAACCTCCCCGGTACCAGCTGCCGGCCCAGTCTCCCCATCACCATCACCTGCGATTACAAACCCTCCTCCAGCTGCCTCACCAGGCCCATGGTCATCACAACCGTCACCATCGCCGTCAACAAATCCGGTGTCAGCTCCCTCAATGACAACATCTCCGGTGCCAGCTCCGTCGTCAGGCTATACTCCAAGCACTTCTCCGCCCTCACCGCCCCCGGAGGGGCTCGCACCTACCCCTTCTGGCGTGCCTGAGGGGCCCACACCTACTCCGTCAAACGAGCCTGCTGGCCCCACACCTCCGGGAACTGTTACTTCTCCGCCGCCAGGGTCCGAGGAGTCGACTGCGCCGAAGCCGTCAAATAATGGAGCGTTACGTGGTGTAACGGCTCCTTCGAGTGTGTTGGTGTCTTTGGCTGTTCTTCTGGTCAGTGTGGCTCTCTCATGA